One window of Streptococcus suis genomic DNA carries:
- a CDS encoding NisI/SpaI family lantibiotic immunity lipoprotein — translation MKKKVFSLLALGSIMLAACSSSSAGLSFDEGYQTFHYKGKDYAVSKQEVAEDSIQGTEVPFMDWPVVKEEGAVKKTVSLNNLYITTNKEWAIGVQDGYYKVDLEDNIAESDRIDYQALLDTVDLSKENN, via the coding sequence ATGAAAAAGAAAGTATTTAGCTTGCTGGCTTTGGGCAGTATAATGTTAGCTGCTTGTTCTTCCTCTTCAGCAGGCCTTAGCTTTGATGAGGGCTATCAAACTTTCCATTACAAAGGAAAAGACTATGCCGTTAGCAAACAGGAAGTTGCCGAAGATAGTATTCAAGGAACAGAAGTTCCGTTTATGGATTGGCCTGTTGTCAAAGAAGAAGGGGCAGTGAAAAAGACAGTATCCTTGAATAATCTCTATATAACCACTAACAAAGAATGGGCCATCGGTGTCCAGGATGGTTATTATAAGGTGGATTTAGAAGATAATATTGCTGAATCAGACCGAATCGACTATCAAGCATTACTTGATACAGTTGATTTATCCAAAGAAAACAATTAG
- a CDS encoding conjugal transfer protein TraX produces MKSYNAYQLKLAMAGIMVLDHLKIIPDFIPDQLSMVFHMVTRCVAVFFAYMLVEGYLHTRNVKNYLLRLYGAAGLMATGNVLINSLYQSKDIYIGNNIFLTLAVGLTLLVCLRNFAEHTRKQQILQVLSVGLLTILGAFLTEGGYVVLPFILITYLGRKSLFKRNLFYGLFALFLLFLSYQPYESIEMTVQMMLYNADWLFILVLPILSHYNGQAGPRTAFSRYFFYIFYPLHLWLLATIGYFL; encoded by the coding sequence GTGAAATCGTACAATGCATATCAACTGAAACTCGCTATGGCTGGCATAATGGTTTTGGATCATCTGAAAATCATACCAGATTTTATCCCAGACCAACTTAGTATGGTCTTTCACATGGTCACTCGATGCGTCGCAGTCTTCTTTGCCTACATGTTGGTTGAAGGCTATCTTCATACGAGAAATGTCAAAAACTATCTTTTGCGACTATATGGTGCAGCAGGGCTGATGGCCACTGGAAATGTTTTGATAAACAGTCTTTACCAATCAAAAGATATTTACATCGGTAACAATATCTTTTTGACATTAGCTGTTGGATTAACTTTACTGGTTTGTCTTAGAAATTTTGCTGAACACACTAGAAAGCAACAAATCCTTCAAGTCCTATCGGTTGGACTGTTGACCATCTTAGGTGCCTTTTTAACAGAAGGTGGCTATGTGGTCTTGCCCTTCATCCTCATCACCTATTTAGGTCGTAAGTCACTATTCAAACGCAACTTGTTCTACGGGTTATTTGCCCTATTCTTGCTATTTTTGTCCTATCAGCCTTATGAAAGTATTGAAATGACTGTCCAGATGATGCTCTACAATGCTGACTGGTTATTTATCTTAGTCTTGCCAATTCTAAGTCATTATAATGGACAAGCAGGGCCCCGCACAGCGTTTTCACGTTATTTCTTTTACATCTTCTATCCGCTTCATTTGTGGCTACTGGCCACGATTGGTTATTTTCTCTAA